The following are encoded together in the Lactuca sativa cultivar Salinas chromosome 1, Lsat_Salinas_v11, whole genome shotgun sequence genome:
- the LOC111921806 gene encoding uncharacterized protein C594.04c, giving the protein MGSNLKNALIAFLTPLPSILFYTSFLNNHPFLSPISSWCNHHPLLLANALFFFNIDVLFWLISLIQSSNWMIDVYWTVIPVMLLHYFQTHPASQFDLWRSRVAVALTWVWAVRLTHNYFRREKWQWGAREDWRFTDMAQQYGKNWWWISFFAVYLIQQVFLIGVCLPLYIIHTVNKPCNIWDIVAIFVCLSGIIIAYFSDTQLHTFVTKNEKLKEEGKPMVANLDEGLWYYSRHPNYFGEQLWWWGLGIFGWNLGFTWAFVGALVNSLCLAYVTILVERKMLKMEYRVEAYKMYQKRTSVWVPWFKWSLNQVPKEKTG; this is encoded by the exons ATGGGAAGCAATTTAAAAAACGCTTTGATTGCATTTCTAACTCCTCTTCCTTCAATACTCTTCTACACTTCCTTCCTCAACAATCACCCCTTTCTCTCCCCAATTTCCTCATGGTGCAACCACCACCCTCTCCTCCTAGCCAACgccctcttcttcttcaacatcgATGTACTTTTCTGGCTCATCAGCCTCATCCAATCCAGCAATTGG ATGATTGATGTGTACTGGACTGTGATTCCGGTGATGCTATTGCATTACTTTCAGACTCACCCTGCTTCGCAATTTGACTTATGGAGGTCGAGAGTTGCGGTGGCGCTGACGTGGGTTTGGGCCGTGAGGTTGACTCATAACTATTTCCGGCGAGAAAAGTGGCAATGGGGTGCTAGAGAAGATTGGAGGTTCACTGATATGGCTCAACAGTATGGGAAAAACTGGTGGTGGATTTCATTCTTTGCTGTTTACCTCATTCAACAG GTATTCCTTATCGGCGTATGTCTACCCCTATACATCATCCACACCGTAAACAAGCCATGTAACATATGGGACATAGTCGCCATATTCGTATGCCTAAGTGGCATAATTATCGCCTATTTTTCCGATACACAACTTCACACATTTGTGACAAAAAATGAGAAACTAAAAGAGGAAGGAAAGCCAATGGTGGCAAATCTTGATGAAGGGTTATGGTACTACTCAAGACACCCAAATTACTTTGGTGAGCAATTATGGTGGTGGGGTTTGGGAATTTTTGGGTGGAACTTAGGGTTTACTTGGGCTTttgttggtgcattggttaatagTTTGTGTTTGGCTTATGTGACCATTCTTGTTGAAAGAAAGATGTTGAAAATGGAGTATAGGGTTGAGGCGTATAAGATGTACCAAAAGAGGACATCTGTGTGGGTCCCTTGGTTCAAATGGTCCTTGAACCAAGTACCCAAAGAAAAGACGGGTTGA